In Rosa chinensis cultivar Old Blush chromosome 1, RchiOBHm-V2, whole genome shotgun sequence, a genomic segment contains:
- the LOC121051025 gene encoding disease resistance protein RPV1-like → MASTSSCRQWKYDVFLSFRGEDTRGGFTGLLYAALNQRGIHTFMDDRELEKGKSIRPELLAAIEESRSAIVILSPRYACSSWCLDELVKIIQCMNEMGQQVLPVFYGVVPSVVRHQRGSFELKSKRQEDVQVREHEEVYGQNNEDSLNAWRAALTQVANLSGWDFNNYRNPTNLIEEIVNHILKKSVYISSSVDKGFIGMGSRIDDLLSNYIRPQLRGVRFIGIHGMRGIGKTTLARAIHDQICQDFDRSCFLSNVREMSKNNGIVSLQEKLLSRILMAKIKNIEDEYTGAAMIQRRLCRKKVLVVIDDVDQLTQLEKLAGSHKWFGPGTRIIITTTDVQLLKAHDVDATYKANGLNCDEALQLLSLKAFKKLPPPKDYLHLCYDIIGYAKGLPLALVVLGSFLFGRSPDEWESAIDRLKNTPDKRIIDVLRISFDGLDEKDREIFLHIACFYKGKDKDRVTQILNYCQLNPVIGLSVLADRSVITISNNELWMHDLLQELGWEIVREQSPQEPGKRSRLWSHEDINNVLERNKIQSKAW, encoded by the exons ATGGCGTCAACCTCTTCTTGTCGTCAATGGAAATACGATGTGTTTCTAAGTTTCAGGGGGGAAGATACCCGTGGGGGTTTTACCGGTCTTCTGTATGCTGCACTGAATCAGAGAGGAATTCACACCTTTATGGATGACCGAGAGCTTGAGAAAGGAAAATCCATACGGCCTGAACTTTTAGCTGCAATTGAGGAGTCTCGATCTGCGATTGTCATTCTCTCACCCAGATATGCTTGTTCGtcatggtgcttggatgaactcgTCAAGATTATTCAATGCATGAATGAAATGGGCCAACAAGTCCTCCCCGTCTTCTACGGCGTGGTTCCTTCTGTTGTGCGGCACCAAAGGGGAAGTTTTGAGCTCAAAAGCAAGCGCCAAGAAGATGTGCAAGTAAGGGAACATGAAGAAGTTTATGGGCAGAATAATGAGGACAGTCTAAATGCGTGGAGAGCTGCTTTGACACAGGTCGCCAATCTTTCTGGCTGGGATTTCAACAATTATCG AAATCCAACAAACCTAATTGAGGAAATTGTTAATCATATACTCAAGAAGTCCGTGTATATATCTTCAAGTGTTGACAAGGGCTTCATAGGAATGGGTTCCCGCATTGATGATTTATTAAGCAATTACATACGTCCACAGCTTCGTGGGGTGCGTTTTATAGGGATCCATGGCATGCGGGGCATAGGTAAGACAACACTTGCTCGAGCTATCCATGATCAAATTTGTCAGGATTTTGACCGATCCTGCTTTCTTTCCAATGTTAGAGAAATGTCTAAAAACAATGGAATAGTTTCTCTACAAGAAAAACTTCTTTCCAGAATCCTGAtggcaaaaattaaaaatatagagGATGAATACACAGGAGCTGCTATGATACAAAGGCGGTTGTGTAGAAAAAAGGTGCTTGTTGTGATTGATGATGTGGATCAGTTGACACAATTAGAGAAATTGGCTGGAAGTCACAAGTGGTTTGGTCCAGGGACTAGAATTATCATAACCACCACAGATGTTCAGTTGTTAAAGGCACATGATGTTGATGCTACGTACAAGGCTAACGGCTTAAACTGTGATGAAGCACTtcaacttttgagtttgaaggcTTTTAAGAAACTTCCCCCACCAAAAGATTATTTGCATCTGTGCTACGATATTATAGGGTATGCTAAGGGGCTTCCGTTGGCTCTCGTGGTTTTAGGTTCTTTTCTATTTGGTAGAAGCCCTGATGAATGGGAAAGTGCAATAGATAGGCTAAAGAACACACCAGATAAACGCATTATTGACGTGCTTCGGATTAGTTTTGATGGACTGGATGAAAAAGACAGAGAAATATTCCTACATATCGCTTGCTTTTACAAGGGGAAGGATAAGGATCGTGTGACACAAATACTAAACTATTGCCAGCTAAACCCTGTCATTGGTTTGAGTGTTCTTGCTGATAGATCTGTCATAACTATCTCCAACAACGAACTGTGGATGCATGATTTGCTACAAGAATTGGGCTGGGAAATTGTTCGTGAACAGTCTCCTCAAGAGCCAGGCAAACGTAGTAGATTATGGTCTCATGAAGACATCAACAATGTGCTGGAGAGAAACAAG ATTCAATCCAAGGCATGGTAA
- the LOC112189206 gene encoding protein PALE CRESS, chloroplastic isoform X2 gives MEARVFPLTSTSIPFSLFPSSSTYPSLWFSPLRPTYAPGTVCFLGPVMAVLRRSMKKEEPLLEGLPKEYYDDEWQSQQREKTKEFHRRRQEEDEEEERKIEEYREIGMRLKDYPEEDVRKARKLISSFIRAAEEVEEKIEEAGEKGELTELVLMVIWNRLDLARRDDVIRSLDLLYRRIEAEILKQEASPAMRLLNDLLNMHDGFDDEGWQKECKKRMIDTFPREDPFSILVPEGFDIDKHEGPLRPPLEVDDALLRVDFVREVDALLQEVRAEQSEVQITQGLDPESIASRLKQQEKQRAIRLVEAILNLAINLKW, from the exons ATGGAGGCGAGGGTGTTCCCGCTTACTAGCACATCAATTCCATTTTCACTTTTTCCATCGTCTTCAACCTATCCAAGTCTTTGGTTCTCGCCTTTAAGACCCACATATGCACCTGGCACAG TATGCTTTCTGGGTCCTGTAATGGCAGTCTTGAGGAGGAGCATGAAAAAGGAAGAGCCACTATTAGAAGGTCTTCCGAAAGAGTACTACGATGAT GAATGGCAATCACAACAAAGGGAGAAAACTAAGGAGTTTCATCGAAGACGTCAAGAGGAGGACGAAGAGGAGGAGAGAAAGATTGAAGAGTACCGTGAGATTGGCATGAGATTGAAGGATTATCCAGAAGAAGATGTTCGGAAAGCTCGGAAATTGATTTCCAGCTTTATTAGAGCGGCTGAAGAAGTGGAAGAG AAAATTGAGGAAGCTGGTGAGAAAGGGGAACTGACTGAACTTGTTTTGATGGTCATATGGAATCGCCTTGACCTCGCTCGACGGGAT GATGTTATTAGAAGTCTTGACTTGCTATACAGAAGGATTGAG GCTGAGATTTTGAAACAGGAGGCCTCACCTGCCATGCGACTTCTCAATGATCTTTTAaatatgcatgatggttttgATGATGAAGGGTGGCAGAAGGAATGTAAAAAGCGCATGATTGATACATTTCCACGCGAGGATCCATTTAGCATTTTAGTTCCAGAAGGATTTGACATTGATAAG CATGAGGGACCTCTTCGGCCACCGCTTGAAGTAGATGACGCTCTACTGAGGGTAGACTTTGTAAGAGAGGTTGATGCACTGCTACAAGAGGTTCGGGCTGAGCAAAGCGAAGTACAAATTACACAAGGGCTTGATCCTGAATCCATTGCAAGTAGATTGAAGCAGCAGGAGAAGCAACGGGCCATACGGCTGGTAGAAGCTATACTAAACCTGGCCATTAATTTAAAATGGTAG
- the LOC112189206 gene encoding protein PALE CRESS, chloroplastic isoform X3 — translation MEARVFPLTSTSIPFSLFPSSSTYPSLWFSPLRPTYAPGTVLRRSMKKEEPLLEGLPKEYYDDEWQSQQREKTKEFHRRRQEEDEEEERKIEEYREIGMRLKDYPEEDVRKARKLISSFIRAAEEVEEKIEEAGEKGELTELVLMVIWNRLDLARRDDEKDVIRSLDLLYRRIEAEILKQEASPAMRLLNDLLNMHDGFDDEGWQKECKKRMIDTFPREDPFSILVPEGFDIDKHEGPLRPPLEVDDALLRVDFVREVDALLQEVRAEQSEVQITQGLDPESIASRLKQQEKQRAIRLVEAILNLAINLKW, via the exons ATGGAGGCGAGGGTGTTCCCGCTTACTAGCACATCAATTCCATTTTCACTTTTTCCATCGTCTTCAACCTATCCAAGTCTTTGGTTCTCGCCTTTAAGACCCACATATGCACCTGGCACAG TCTTGAGGAGGAGCATGAAAAAGGAAGAGCCACTATTAGAAGGTCTTCCGAAAGAGTACTACGATGAT GAATGGCAATCACAACAAAGGGAGAAAACTAAGGAGTTTCATCGAAGACGTCAAGAGGAGGACGAAGAGGAGGAGAGAAAGATTGAAGAGTACCGTGAGATTGGCATGAGATTGAAGGATTATCCAGAAGAAGATGTTCGGAAAGCTCGGAAATTGATTTCCAGCTTTATTAGAGCGGCTGAAGAAGTGGAAGAG AAAATTGAGGAAGCTGGTGAGAAAGGGGAACTGACTGAACTTGTTTTGATGGTCATATGGAATCGCCTTGACCTCGCTCGACGGGAT GATGAAAAGGATGTTATTAGAAGTCTTGACTTGCTATACAGAAGGATTGAG GCTGAGATTTTGAAACAGGAGGCCTCACCTGCCATGCGACTTCTCAATGATCTTTTAaatatgcatgatggttttgATGATGAAGGGTGGCAGAAGGAATGTAAAAAGCGCATGATTGATACATTTCCACGCGAGGATCCATTTAGCATTTTAGTTCCAGAAGGATTTGACATTGATAAG CATGAGGGACCTCTTCGGCCACCGCTTGAAGTAGATGACGCTCTACTGAGGGTAGACTTTGTAAGAGAGGTTGATGCACTGCTACAAGAGGTTCGGGCTGAGCAAAGCGAAGTACAAATTACACAAGGGCTTGATCCTGAATCCATTGCAAGTAGATTGAAGCAGCAGGAGAAGCAACGGGCCATACGGCTGGTAGAAGCTATACTAAACCTGGCCATTAATTTAAAATGGTAG
- the LOC112189206 gene encoding protein PALE CRESS, chloroplastic isoform X1 gives MEARVFPLTSTSIPFSLFPSSSTYPSLWFSPLRPTYAPGTVCFLGPVMAVLRRSMKKEEPLLEGLPKEYYDDEWQSQQREKTKEFHRRRQEEDEEEERKIEEYREIGMRLKDYPEEDVRKARKLISSFIRAAEEVEEKIEEAGEKGELTELVLMVIWNRLDLARRDDEKDVIRSLDLLYRRIEAEILKQEASPAMRLLNDLLNMHDGFDDEGWQKECKKRMIDTFPREDPFSILVPEGFDIDKHEGPLRPPLEVDDALLRVDFVREVDALLQEVRAEQSEVQITQGLDPESIASRLKQQEKQRAIRLVEAILNLAINLKW, from the exons ATGGAGGCGAGGGTGTTCCCGCTTACTAGCACATCAATTCCATTTTCACTTTTTCCATCGTCTTCAACCTATCCAAGTCTTTGGTTCTCGCCTTTAAGACCCACATATGCACCTGGCACAG TATGCTTTCTGGGTCCTGTAATGGCAGTCTTGAGGAGGAGCATGAAAAAGGAAGAGCCACTATTAGAAGGTCTTCCGAAAGAGTACTACGATGAT GAATGGCAATCACAACAAAGGGAGAAAACTAAGGAGTTTCATCGAAGACGTCAAGAGGAGGACGAAGAGGAGGAGAGAAAGATTGAAGAGTACCGTGAGATTGGCATGAGATTGAAGGATTATCCAGAAGAAGATGTTCGGAAAGCTCGGAAATTGATTTCCAGCTTTATTAGAGCGGCTGAAGAAGTGGAAGAG AAAATTGAGGAAGCTGGTGAGAAAGGGGAACTGACTGAACTTGTTTTGATGGTCATATGGAATCGCCTTGACCTCGCTCGACGGGAT GATGAAAAGGATGTTATTAGAAGTCTTGACTTGCTATACAGAAGGATTGAG GCTGAGATTTTGAAACAGGAGGCCTCACCTGCCATGCGACTTCTCAATGATCTTTTAaatatgcatgatggttttgATGATGAAGGGTGGCAGAAGGAATGTAAAAAGCGCATGATTGATACATTTCCACGCGAGGATCCATTTAGCATTTTAGTTCCAGAAGGATTTGACATTGATAAG CATGAGGGACCTCTTCGGCCACCGCTTGAAGTAGATGACGCTCTACTGAGGGTAGACTTTGTAAGAGAGGTTGATGCACTGCTACAAGAGGTTCGGGCTGAGCAAAGCGAAGTACAAATTACACAAGGGCTTGATCCTGAATCCATTGCAAGTAGATTGAAGCAGCAGGAGAAGCAACGGGCCATACGGCTGGTAGAAGCTATACTAAACCTGGCCATTAATTTAAAATGGTAG